From a region of the Cyclopterus lumpus isolate fCycLum1 chromosome 5, fCycLum1.pri, whole genome shotgun sequence genome:
- the LOC117730596 gene encoding P2Y purinoceptor 1-like translates to MSGNVTDGACESINLNFTHAFLPPVFVTVFIVGTLSNIWGLRSVCASWSKIGSINVFMFNLGVADLLYLATLPFLVHYYARNSRWPFGQTFCKVTRFCFNLNLYGSIGFLTCISVYRYLGIVHPMWVMGKITSRHSLAVSALVWLLVIIQILPDMFFDKNDPSSSNSCYDTTSNELIRGYMPYSIGWTVTGFAVPLVIILVCYGHVVAVLAKKANVNPLLKQRCLKLVVILVILFSVCFIPYHVFRNLNLTTRILKMRGVCHASFRDIYIAHQVSRCLACLNSAINPLVYIVGNDEFLMKLHHLNRRARLSLAVLTGAVLYRKPMEVDPDSPSDTRVNNSELMKG, encoded by the coding sequence ATGTCTGGAAACGTCACGGACGGAGCCTGCGAGAGCATCAACCTGAACTTCACGCACGCCTTTCTGCCCCCCGTCTTTGTCACCGTGTTCATCGTCGGGACGCTGTCCAACATCTGGGGGCTCCGGAGCGTGTGCGCCAGCTGGAGCAAAATCGGAAGCATCAACGTGTTCATGTTCAACCTGGGGGTGGCGGACCTGCTGTACCTGGCCACCCTGCCTTTCCTCGTGCACTACTACGCGCGCAACAGCCGTTGGCCGTTCGGCCAGACTTTCTGCAAGGTGACCCGCTTCTGCTTCAACCTGAACCTGTACGGCAGCATCGGCTTCCTCACCTGCATCAGCGTCTACAGGTACCTGGGCATCGTGCACCCCATGTGGGTGATGGGCAAAATCACCAGCCGCCACTCGCTGGCCGTCAGCGCACTGGTCTGGCTGCTCGTCATCATCCAGATCCTGCCCGACATGTTCTTCGACAAGAACGATCCGAGTTCCTCGAATTCGTGTTACGACACCACGTCGAACGAGCTGATCCGAGGCTACATGCCGTACAGCATCGGCTGGACCGTCACGGGGTTCGCCGTGCCATTGGTCATCATCCTGGTCTGTTACGGGCACGTCGTCGCGGTTCTCGCCAAGAAAGCCAACGTCAACCCGCTGCTGAAGCAGCGGTGCTTGAAGCTGGTCGTGATCCTGGTGATCCTTTTCTCCGTCTGCTTCATCCCCTACCACGTGTTTCGAAACCTCAACCTGACGACCAGGATTCTGAAAATGCGCGGCGTCTGCCACGCGAGCTTCCGCGACATCTACATCGCGCATCAGGTGAGCAGATGCCTGGCGTGTCTGAACAGCGCCATAAACCCGCTGGTTTACATCGTCGGGAACGACGAGTTCCTCATGAAGCTCCATCACCTCAACAGGCGGGCCCGGCTATCTCTGGCCGTCCTGACAGGAGCCGTCCTGTACCGCAAACCGATGGAGGTGGACCCGGATTCGCCGTCTGACACTCGTGTTAATAACTCCGAGCTGATGAAAGGATGA
- the LOC117731469 gene encoding fibronectin type III domain-containing protein 11-like gives MDEVKLACTSSDESEAQEVRTQMDSLPDLHKQIQQLLRTRLSDASFMERQEELRLMQRSSFYLEIRRHNLSPPADEPQDPLQLSDSIVWTLIDKQRLQSAKALAKTRVTFLLTLQELLYEELIEACRELKAFNDQGLADGDTAAHVQQRLLQTHQDLNDFESRMTRNAATLHLRNQLIPNKVHSSRIILRASLIIKLPVMFNRLKSCVTSNIVHLHWEVADMQSEDLNQEFKIHVKSLHPTSAEKEEVSQSVCKSYDVQVKNLKPNRYYEFSVRRVDIITLVSRQWTDTIILATFPNKSEMTSCIKEKDI, from the exons ATGGATGAAGTCAAGCTGGCTTGTACAAGCTCAGATGAAAGTGAAGCCCAGGAGGTCAGGACTCAAATGGACAGCCTCCCAGACCTCCACAAGCAAATCCAACAGCTGCTCCGCACCAGACTTAGTGACGCTTCCTTCATG GAGAGGCAAGAAGAGCTGAGACTCATGCAGAGGAGCTCGTTCTACTTGGAAATCCGACGCCACAACCTGTCCCCGCCTGCGGATGAGCCGCAGGACCCTTTGCAACTCTCTGACAGCATCGTGTGGACTCTCATTGACAAGCAGAGGCTGCAGAGTGCCAAAGCCCTGGCAAAGACCCGGGTGACGTTCCTCCTTACTCTTCAGGAACTGCTCTACGAGGAGCTCATTGAGGCTTGTCGGGAGCTGAAGGCCTTCAATGACCAGGGTTTGGCGGACGGCGACACGGCAGCACACGTGCAGCAGAGGCTCCTGCAAACCCACCAGGACTTGAACGACTTTGAGAGCAGAATGACTCGGAATGCGGCCACGCTGCACCTGCGGAACCAGCTCATCCCCAACAAAGTCCATTCCTCCAGAATAATTCTCAGGGCATCACTGATCATCAAGTTGCCGGTGATGTTCAACAGATTGAAGTCGTGCGTGACATCCAACATCGTGCATCTGCATTGGGAAGTTGCAGACATGCAGTCCGAAGACCTGAACCAAGAGTTTAAAATCCATGTCAAAAGCCTTCACCCAACCTCTGCTGAGAAAGAGGAAGTTAGTCAATCTGTATGCAAGTCGTACGACGTACAGGTCAAAAACCTAAAACCTAAcaggtactatgagttctctgtcCGGAGAGTAGATATCATAACCTTAGTGTCCAGACAGTGGACTGACACCATCATCCTGGCGACGTTTCCAAATAAGAGTGAGATGACATCCTGTATTAAAGAAAAAGATATTTGA